One window of Plasmodium relictum strain SGS1 genome assembly, chromosome: 14 genomic DNA carries:
- a CDS encoding GPI mannosyltransferase 2, putative, with amino-acid sequence MHKHMIKKRKLKFLSRYKDNTNIHVLLIIIIAVLIRIFCIIYTIIWSKLISNYKLSNNLLCENGILWEYIKCFSYWDGEYFLRLSLNKTEYSYEQNHAFFPSLPLIIIFTKKLLKKFILNIDNCAINVLIAVIINNVFFVIATIGIYVFSLIHYENKKNYENKCDLVTNERDCFYLRNIKDEKESYSFSFFLSILYSFTIGNIHVSSFYNESIFSCFSIWGFNFLKLSSSTHKMSSIFEILSVLAFFIASFFRSNGILFLIPLFFFNINSCKFCQFYIRSKIKKNKNTIFSYFSSKSCIFYFIVHWLKALIEAIIVVFPFLIFQIYSYHLYCAQHSDLWKEQNKTFYLFLINFIKNPLNYMNIWNNKSLLINRQWCNQNFPFIYNYIQYKYWGVRFLKFLKEPNVNILYSAPIYYISFHCVYNFFKYNNFSVHRLSILLNHFIGCIVHLCILSLYILLFAHNEIILRLIISSPIFFLHYAYLLKYYENWNYLLFINLFYFFVGPPLFGTYIAWT; translated from the exons ATGCATAAgcatatgataaaaaaacgaaaacttaaatttttgtcacgttataaagataatacaaatatccatgtattattaataataataatagcagTATTGATTAGAATCTTTTGTATAATATATACAATTATATGGAGTAAATTAATAAGTAATTATAAGTtaagtaataatttattatgtgAAAATGGAATATTATgggaatatataaaatgtttttcATATTGGGATGGAGAATATTTCTTAAGATTATCATTAAATAAAACTGAGTATTCTTATGAACAAAATCATGCATTTTTCCCTTCATTAccattaattataatatttacaaaaaagttattaaagaaatttatactaaatattgataattgtgcaataaatgttttaatagcagtaataataaataatgtattttttgttatagcAACCATTGGAATATATGTATTCTCATTAATTCACTatgagaataaaaaaaattatgaaaataaatgtgATTTGGTGACAAATGAACGAGATTGTTTTTATCTACGTAATAttaaagatgaaaaagaGAGTTATAGTTTCAGCTTTTTTTTATCgattttatattcatttacaATTGGAAATATTCATGTTAGTTCATTTTATAATGAAAGTATTTTTAGCTGTTTCTCTATATGgggatttaattttttaaaattatcatcAAGTACTCATAAAATGAGTTccatttttgaaatattgtCTGTATTAGCTTTTTTTATAGCTTCTTTTTTTAGATCAAATgggattttatttttgatacctctttttttctttaacatCAATTCATGTAAATTTTGTCAATTTTACATACGCagtaaaattaagaaaaataaaaatacaattttttcttatttttcttctaaaagttgtattttttattttatagtcCACTGGCTAAAAGCTTTAATTGAAGCAATTATTGTagtttttccttttttaatttttcaaatttattcttatcatttatattgtGCTCAACACAGTGATTTATGGAAAGAAcaaaataaaactttttatttgtttttaattaatttcataaaaaatccattaaattatatgaatatatggAATAATAAAAGTCTGCTAATAAATAGACAATGGTGTAACCaaaattttccttttatttataattacatACAATATAAGTATTGGGGCGTCAGGtttttaaagtttttaaAGGAACCAAATGTTAATATACTATACTCTGCAcctatatattatatatcttttcattgtgtatataatttttttaaatataataattttagcGTACACAGATTATCCATACTGTTAAATCATTTTATTGGTTGTATAGTACATTTATGTATATTGTctctttatatattattatttgcaCATAACGAG aTAATATTAAGGTTGATTATAAGTTCtccaatattttttttacactatgcttatttattaaaatattatgaaaattggaattatcttttatttataaatttattttatttttttgttggGCCTCCTTTATTTGGTACTTATATAGCTTGGacttaa